In a genomic window of Anaerolineales bacterium:
- a CDS encoding isoprenylcysteine carboxylmethyltransferase family protein — protein MAEAQIKKALNGGKLSGIIIAGCILIDVVAGSVFGLSVLKIPTPIGMEWLSWMAVAAGIAALFAGSVVGYLSHEVFHKAASADGAVKFLMQDGVYASVRHPFYASLMMISLGLALLFQSLVLFLGFLIVVFILVRESRIEEKILENTFGGEYFRYRQKSGMFFPKLLRLK, from the coding sequence ATGGCTGAAGCTCAAATAAAAAAGGCGCTTAATGGCGGCAAACTATCCGGGATTATCATCGCCGGCTGTATCCTCATCGATGTCGTTGCCGGTTCGGTCTTCGGATTAAGCGTGTTGAAAATCCCCACTCCGATCGGGATGGAATGGCTGTCGTGGATGGCTGTTGCCGCCGGCATTGCGGCATTGTTTGCCGGAAGCGTTGTTGGGTATCTTTCGCATGAGGTGTTCCACAAAGCCGCGTCTGCGGACGGCGCGGTTAAATTCCTTATGCAGGACGGGGTTTATGCGTCGGTCCGCCACCCGTTCTACGCATCGCTGATGATGATATCCTTGGGGTTGGCCCTGTTGTTCCAATCCCTCGTCCTGTTTTTGGGTTTTTTAATCGTGGTGTTCATCTTGGTGCGCGAATCCAGGATTGAAGAGAAAATATTGGAAAACACCTTCGGGGGGGAATACTTTCGTTACCGGCAAAAATCCGGGATGTTTTTCCCCAAACTGTTACGGTTAAAATAA
- a CDS encoding EamA family transporter — protein sequence MNVTENWLIWALLSAVFAALTAIFAKIGLEGVDSDLATLIRTVIIMAVLAAFVYFAGKWSNPFKLSSRTWLFLVLSSLATGASWVCYFRALKIGDASKVAPVDKLSLLLVAVFAVIFLGERPSIREWVGILMVGAGVFILALRI from the coding sequence ATGAATGTCACGGAAAATTGGCTTATCTGGGCACTACTGTCAGCCGTTTTCGCGGCATTAACGGCCATTTTTGCGAAAATCGGGCTGGAAGGAGTGGATTCTGATCTCGCCACACTGATCCGGACGGTGATCATCATGGCAGTTCTTGCGGCCTTTGTGTATTTTGCTGGAAAATGGAGCAATCCCTTTAAACTATCATCCAGAACGTGGCTGTTCTTGGTTTTATCCAGTTTGGCGACAGGGGCGTCGTGGGTATGCTACTTCAGGGCATTGAAGATCGGCGATGCCTCCAAAGTCGCACCCGTGGATAAACTGAGCCTTTTATTGGTCGCGGTATTTGCGGTGATTTTTCTTGGGGAGCGGCCGTCCATCAGGGAATGGGTTGGAATCCTTATGGTTGGAGCAGGCGTTTTTATTCTTGCGCTGCGCATCTAG
- a CDS encoding response regulator transcription factor: protein MENPRVLIVDDEPGVRAVLQKTLATEEYNLEQAADGCEAIRKLDAAEYDVLLVDLKMMPVDGLQVINALRAKGSDAAVIILTAHSTIETAVEALRLGAFDYLFKPAAPEVIRKRVREAVHYSRQVTRRSRLLGQVESLRQSLIDLDADAGPERQAVAPDRFLRSGKLVIDKYHRSAMLDSSVLDLTTAEFDLLEALVEASPETIAPRELARRALHYDPQEMEARQTVKYHVHQLRRKLGDDTRSPKYIKTVRYKGYFWGDG, encoded by the coding sequence ATGGAGAATCCCCGAGTCCTGATCGTCGACGACGAGCCCGGCGTGCGCGCGGTTCTCCAGAAAACGCTCGCCACCGAAGAGTACAACCTGGAACAGGCCGCCGATGGATGCGAAGCGATCCGCAAACTCGACGCCGCGGAGTACGACGTGCTGCTGGTGGACCTGAAGATGATGCCGGTCGACGGCTTGCAGGTGATCAACGCCCTGCGCGCCAAGGGATCCGACGCGGCGGTGATCATCCTCACCGCCCACAGCACGATCGAAACCGCGGTCGAGGCGTTGCGGCTGGGCGCGTTCGATTACCTGTTCAAGCCCGCCGCGCCGGAAGTGATCCGCAAACGGGTGCGCGAGGCGGTTCACTACAGCCGCCAGGTGACCCGCCGCTCCAGGCTGCTCGGGCAGGTGGAATCACTGCGCCAAAGCCTGATCGACCTGGACGCGGATGCCGGACCGGAGCGGCAGGCCGTCGCCCCGGACCGGTTCCTGCGCTCGGGGAAGCTGGTGATCGACAAATACCACCGCTCGGCGATGCTTGACTCCTCGGTGCTTGACCTTACCACCGCCGAGTTCGACCTGCTGGAGGCGCTGGTGGAAGCTTCTCCCGAGACGATCGCGCCCCGCGAACTGGCTCGGCGCGCGCTGCATTACGACCCTCAGGAAATGGAAGCCCGCCAGACAGTGAAGTACCACGTCCACCAGCTGAGGCGCAAGCTGGGCGATGATACCCGCAGCCCGAAATATATTAAAACGGTCCGCTACAAAGGCTACTTTTGGGGGGATGGATAA
- a CDS encoding protein-L-isoaspartate(D-aspartate) O-methyltransferase, with translation MTAKSSTRRGPPFSALLPLLMLLPASSCAPGTPSADPKPSAGSSALASGSPQASEATDPYLNARLAMIRDDIESRGISDPDVLEAMRTVPRHKFVPPEFAGQAYADHPLPIGYGQTISQPCVVAWMTELLGLKPGERVLEIGTGSGYQAAVLAELGYAEVFTIEIVPELETLAEDRLKDLGYGRVRIKQGDGYYGWEEFAPFDAIIVTAAPDHLPAPLAAQLAVGGRLVIPIGPQGGYQTLWKFVDEGDGLKAYNIGSVIFVPLTGAGAEGEAPRM, from the coding sequence ATGACCGCGAAATCCTCAACCCGGCGCGGCCCCCCCTTCTCCGCGCTTCTACCGCTCCTCATGTTGCTTCCGGCGTCAAGCTGTGCGCCGGGGACGCCATCCGCCGATCCGAAACCCTCGGCCGGTTCCTCCGCCCTCGCCTCCGGCTCTCCGCAGGCGTCGGAAGCAACCGATCCGTATCTGAACGCGCGCCTGGCCATGATCCGCGACGACATCGAGTCGCGCGGGATCTCCGATCCGGACGTGCTGGAAGCGATGCGGACGGTTCCGAGGCACAAGTTCGTTCCGCCGGAGTTCGCCGGCCAGGCCTACGCCGATCATCCGCTGCCGATCGGATACGGGCAGACGATCTCGCAACCCTGCGTCGTCGCCTGGATGACCGAACTGCTCGGCTTGAAGCCGGGCGAAAGGGTGCTCGAGATCGGAACGGGGTCCGGCTACCAGGCGGCGGTGCTGGCTGAGCTGGGGTACGCCGAGGTGTTCACGATCGAGATCGTGCCCGAACTGGAAACCCTCGCCGAAGACCGGCTGAAGGACCTGGGCTACGGCCGGGTCCGGATCAAACAAGGGGATGGCTACTACGGCTGGGAGGAATTCGCGCCGTTCGACGCAATCATCGTCACCGCCGCGCCCGACCATCTGCCCGCGCCTCTGGCGGCGCAGCTCGCCGTAGGCGGAAGGCTGGTCATCCCGATCGGCCCGCAGGGCGGTTATCAGACCCTATGGAAATTCGTGGACGAAGGGGACGGGTTGAAGGCCTACAACATCGGCTCCGTGATCTTTGTGCCCCTCACCGGCGCGGGCGCGGAAGGCGAAGCGCCGCGGATGTAG
- a CDS encoding caspase family protein, which produces MAKYALCIGINNYPGTESDLAGCVNDARDWEAAFSERGFSVRRLTDRRATGKAMRAAIRGIVSGAESGDLIVVHYSGHGSFVPDEDGDEPDGTDECLCPYDVRAKGVITDDELFEMYGARKPGVRLVMISDSCNSGTVARFVRISTPPATGGKTPPRRRVRFLPPGAFLSKRQTQKFGIRRAIRRSSPPGRNGGLLLAGCQDAEYSYDAWFRGRPNGVFTFVALQALAALPQGATYQDWYAAIREVLPSQQYPQTPNLYGTKSMKRWQALV; this is translated from the coding sequence ATGGCCAAATACGCCCTGTGCATCGGCATCAACAATTACCCTGGCACCGAAAGCGACCTGGCCGGGTGCGTCAACGACGCCCGCGATTGGGAAGCCGCCTTCAGCGAACGCGGCTTTTCCGTGCGGCGCCTGACCGACCGCCGGGCGACCGGCAAAGCGATGCGCGCGGCCATCCGCGGGATCGTCTCGGGCGCCGAGTCCGGCGATCTGATCGTCGTGCATTATTCCGGGCACGGATCGTTCGTGCCCGACGAGGACGGGGACGAACCGGACGGAACCGACGAATGCCTGTGCCCGTACGACGTCCGCGCCAAGGGCGTCATCACCGACGACGAACTGTTCGAAATGTACGGCGCGCGGAAGCCGGGCGTGAGGCTGGTGATGATCTCGGATTCCTGCAATTCCGGAACGGTGGCGCGGTTCGTGCGGATCAGCACCCCGCCCGCCACCGGGGGGAAAACGCCTCCCCGGCGGCGGGTGCGCTTTCTGCCGCCCGGCGCCTTCCTCTCCAAGCGCCAGACCCAAAAATTCGGCATCCGGCGCGCCATCCGCCGATCCAGCCCGCCCGGGCGGAACGGCGGGCTGCTCCTCGCCGGCTGCCAGGATGCGGAATACAGCTACGACGCCTGGTTCCGCGGCCGGCCGAACGGCGTGTTCACCTTCGTGGCATTGCAGGCGCTGGCCGCCCTTCCCCAAGGGGCGACCTACCAGGATTGGTACGCCGCGATCCGCGAGGTGCTTCCTTCGCAGCAATATCCGCAGACGCCGAACCTTTACGGAACCAAGAGCATGAAGCGCTGGCAGGCGCTCGTCTGA
- a CDS encoding MFS transporter, with protein sequence MRNHPKYRWGILVFIAFTLALVITGPGSSLAVLFDEIGRDLNLSLVQIGMIWGSGSLLAIFSGSLAGALIDRFGPKRVLIAGILLLGTANAVRALAQDFPALLFIVLMAGGVVPMVSTSGFKISGIWFHKQLGTANSVVSMGMAGGMVLGSLLGASVLSPALGGWRNTMLFFGGLAALITVPWILINPLPEQSAAGGKPAAVPMRQALAHIFRQKSLWLLGLAYLGVGACQQGISGYLALYLRSIGWPGARADAAVSLIYVASLLLILPIGFLSDRLPSRKTILLATLALMAAGSGWLPAAQGWAVWAAVVLAGMTRDGTMSVLLTVTIDDENVGPTYAGTATGFAMTFFFIGGLISPPLGNMLAGIAPGAPFVFWSAAAGLGFVSLLLARSSRISAAGAAVPARR encoded by the coding sequence GTGAGAAACCACCCGAAATACCGTTGGGGAATATTGGTGTTCATCGCTTTCACCCTCGCGCTTGTGATCACCGGGCCGGGATCCAGCCTGGCGGTTCTGTTCGACGAGATCGGCCGGGATCTGAACCTCAGCCTGGTCCAAATCGGGATGATTTGGGGAAGCGGTTCTCTGCTGGCGATCTTTTCCGGATCCCTCGCCGGCGCGCTGATCGACCGCTTCGGCCCCAAACGGGTGCTGATCGCCGGGATTCTTTTGCTCGGGACGGCCAATGCGGTGCGCGCCCTGGCTCAGGATTTTCCCGCGCTGTTGTTCATCGTCCTCATGGCCGGCGGCGTGGTTCCGATGGTTTCGACCAGCGGTTTCAAGATCAGCGGAATCTGGTTTCACAAACAGTTGGGGACGGCCAACAGCGTGGTCTCGATGGGAATGGCGGGCGGCATGGTGCTCGGATCACTGCTGGGCGCCTCGGTTCTATCCCCGGCGTTGGGCGGCTGGCGCAACACGATGCTCTTCTTCGGCGGGCTGGCGGCGCTGATCACCGTGCCATGGATTTTGATTAATCCCTTGCCGGAACAAAGCGCGGCCGGCGGCAAGCCGGCGGCGGTCCCCATGCGCCAAGCGCTCGCCCACATTTTCCGGCAGAAGAGCCTTTGGCTGCTGGGGCTGGCCTATCTCGGAGTCGGCGCCTGCCAGCAGGGGATCTCCGGATACCTGGCGCTCTATCTGCGAAGCATCGGCTGGCCGGGCGCGCGGGCGGATGCGGCCGTCTCGCTGATTTACGTCGCCAGCCTGCTGCTCATCCTGCCGATCGGCTTCCTCTCCGACCGCCTGCCCTCCCGCAAGACGATCCTGCTCGCCACGCTGGCGCTGATGGCCGCGGGCAGCGGCTGGCTTCCGGCGGCCCAGGGCTGGGCGGTTTGGGCGGCGGTCGTGCTGGCGGGGATGACGCGCGATGGAACGATGTCGGTCCTGCTGACCGTCACGATCGACGACGAGAACGTCGGGCCGACCTACGCCGGCACGGCGACCGGGTTCGCGATGACCTTCTTCTTTATCGGCGGCCTCATCTCCCCGCCGCTGGGCAATATGCTGGCCGGCATCGCCCCCGGCGCGCCGTTCGTGTTCTGGTCGGCGGCCGCCGGATTGGGATTCGTCAGCCTGCTCTTGGCGAGATCCAGCCGGATTTCAGCCGCGGGCGCAGCCGTTCCAGCCAGACGGTAG